A region from the Sorex araneus isolate mSorAra2 chromosome 6, mSorAra2.pri, whole genome shotgun sequence genome encodes:
- the LOC129406045 gene encoding olfactory receptor 1440-like produces the protein MSESISKEGYRNHTRVTMFVLLGLTSENDLQLILFPVFLVIYLVTLISNLGLIILIRMDSQLHTPMYFFLSCLSFIDICYTTSISPRMLSDFFKDGKMISFVSCATQYLVFAWMGLSECCILATMAYDRYVAIGNPLQYSAIMNPNLCCKMVTAALGSGFISSLVETVTCINLYYCGPNIIRHFFCDLPQIVSLSCSNTFVCQVMIFLVALLFGFGSMLFILLSYGFIAASILKISSAKGSLKAFNTCASHLAVVTLFYGTALSVYMRPTSNHSKNQDKVLSVFYINVIPMLNPLIYSLRNKEIKEALKRVMKRARFLSQ, from the coding sequence ATGTCTGAAAGCATCTCTAAGGAAGGATATAGAAACCACACCCGCGTGACCATGTTTGTCCTCTTGGGACTCACAAGTGAAAACGATCTGCAGCTCAttctctttcctgtcttcctAGTGATCTACCTGGTGACCCTaatttcaaacctgggtctgatcaTCCTAATCAGAATGGACTCTCAGCTGCACACACCTATGTACTTTTTTCTCAGTTGCCTGTCGTTCATAGATATCTGCTATACGACTTCCATTAGCCCAAGGATGCTTTCAGATTTCTTTAAGGATGGAAAGATGATTTCCTTTGTTTCATGTGCTACTCAGTATTTGGTGTTTGCTTGGATGGGTCTGTCTGAGTGCTGCATCTTAGCCaccatggcctatgacagataTGTGGCCATTGGTAACCCTCTGCAGTACTCAGCCATTATGAACCCTAACCTCTGTTGCAAAATGGTTACTGCAGCCCTTGGAAGTGGTTTTATTAGTAGTTTAGTTGAAACAGTGACTTGCATTAATCTTTATTACTGTGGTCCAAACATCATTCGACATTTCTTCTGTGATTTACCCCAGATTGTTTCCTTGTCTTGCTCCAATACCTTTGTCTGCCAAGTCATGATTTTTCTGGTAGctctgttgtttggttttggttctatGCTCTTTATCCTCTTATCCTATGGTTTCATTGCAGCTTCCATCCTGAAAATATCCTCTGCTAAAGGCAGTCTCAAGGCCTTCAacacctgtgcctcccacctggcAGTTGTGACCCTCTTCTATGGCACAGCCCTCTCAGTGTACATGCGTCCTACTTCTAATCATTCCAAGAATCAGGACAAGGTTCTGTCAGTGTTCTATATTAATGTTATTCCCATGCTGAATCCTCTTATCTATAGTCTGAGAAACAAGGAGATTAAAGAGGCTCTTAAAAGGGTGATGAAGAGGGCGAGATTTTTATCTCAGTAG